One genomic segment of Actinomycetota bacterium includes these proteins:
- a CDS encoding cupredoxin domain-containing protein, whose protein sequence is MRLIVASLAALFLLGACSNGAEPAAEPAPAAGGGGGNSSTSISAVDNEFEPTELALTAGEEVTVTFTNDGEAPHTFTSEELGFDTGTVDPGASAEVTFTAPEEETPFVCTIHAESDDMVGTIVAE, encoded by the coding sequence ATGCGCCTGATCGTTGCCTCTCTCGCAGCACTGTTTCTCCTCGGTGCTTGTTCTAACGGTGCCGAACCCGCAGCAGAACCCGCGCCAGCGGCGGGCGGTGGAGGTGGCAACAGCTCCACTTCCATCAGTGCCGTGGACAACGAGTTCGAGCCGACGGAGCTGGCACTTACCGCGGGCGAAGAGGTGACGGTGACGTTCACGAACGACGGGGAGGCGCCGCACACGTTCACCTCCGAGGAGCTAGGTTTCGACACCGGGACGGTCGACCCGGGCGCTTCTGCCGAGGTGACCTTTACGGCCCCCGAAGAAGAAACCCCCTTTGTATGCACGATCCATGCGGAGTCCGACGACATGGTCGGCACGATCGTCGCCGAGTAG
- a CDS encoding glutathione-dependent formaldehyde dehydrogenase encodes MRAMVYRGPYKIRVEEKEIPPIEHPNDAIVRVTLGAICGSDLHLYHGMMPDTRVGMTFGHEFIGVVDQVGPSVQNLSVGDRVMVPFNVFCGSCFFCARGLYGNCHNVNPNATAVGGIYGYSHTCGGYDGGQAEFVRVPFADVGPSVIPDWMDDEDAVMLTDALPTGYFGAQLGDIVEGDVVVVFGAGPVGLFAAKSAWLMGAGRVIVIDHIEYRLEKARSFAHAETINFAEYDDIVVEMKKRTDHLGADVAIDAVGAEADGNFLQHVTATKLKLQGGSPVALNWAIDSVRKGGTVSVMGAYGPMFSAVKFGDAFNKGLTLRMNQCPVKRQWPRLFEHIRNGYLKPSDLVTHRIPLEHIAEGYHIFSGKLDGCIKPLVVPNGS; translated from the coding sequence GTGCGAGCGATGGTTTACCGCGGGCCTTACAAGATCCGCGTCGAGGAGAAGGAGATCCCGCCGATAGAGCACCCGAACGACGCGATCGTGCGCGTGACGCTCGGCGCCATCTGCGGTTCGGACCTTCACCTGTACCACGGGATGATGCCTGACACGCGCGTCGGGATGACTTTCGGTCACGAGTTCATCGGTGTAGTGGATCAGGTGGGCCCGTCGGTGCAGAACCTGAGCGTCGGGGACCGCGTGATGGTGCCTTTCAACGTGTTCTGCGGGTCGTGCTTCTTCTGTGCGCGTGGGCTGTACGGCAACTGCCACAACGTGAATCCGAACGCCACCGCCGTCGGCGGGATCTACGGCTACTCCCACACCTGTGGCGGATACGACGGCGGCCAAGCCGAGTTCGTCCGTGTTCCGTTCGCCGATGTCGGACCGAGTGTCATCCCGGACTGGATGGATGACGAGGACGCGGTGATGCTCACCGACGCACTTCCGACGGGCTACTTCGGGGCGCAGTTAGGCGACATCGTCGAGGGCGACGTCGTCGTGGTTTTCGGGGCCGGCCCCGTGGGGCTGTTCGCGGCGAAGTCCGCGTGGTTGATGGGCGCAGGACGCGTCATCGTCATCGACCACATCGAGTACCGGCTGGAGAAGGCGCGTTCGTTCGCGCACGCGGAGACCATCAACTTCGCCGAGTACGACGACATCGTCGTTGAGATGAAGAAGAGGACCGACCACCTGGGCGCGGACGTCGCTATCGACGCGGTGGGGGCCGAGGCGGACGGGAACTTCCTCCAGCATGTCACCGCTACCAAGCTCAAGCTGCAGGGAGGATCACCCGTGGCGCTCAACTGGGCGATCGACTCCGTCCGCAAGGGCGGCACGGTATCTGTGATGGGCGCCTACGGGCCAATGTTCAGCGCGGTGAAGTTCGGGGACGCCTTCAACAAGGGCCTCACGTTGCGCATGAACCAGTGTCCCGTCAAACGACAGTGGCCTCGACTGTTCGAGCACATCCGCAACGGCTATCTGAAGCCCAGTGATCTGGTGACGCACCGCATCCCCCTCGAACACATCGCCGAGGGCTATCACATCTTTTCGGGCAAGCTCGACGGCTGCATCAAGCCGCTCGTGGTCCCGAATGGCAGCTGA
- a CDS encoding DUF2254 domain-containing protein, with translation MRLFWLREHLRTSLWFIPTLCVVASILIATALIEVDARVHSGWIERLTFRGDAEHARTILTTISTSMITFTGLVFTITIVVLQLASQQLSPRLLRTFLRDRISQLALGVFVATFTYSMAVLREFRPTEQGGFVPNISVTVGFGFVLLSIGFFVAYIHHISQAIRIGNLTEALANETDAAIEDIYDHDEPPERLPEPEGDPIQTIASEERGVLSAMDRDMLVEAARGTASVVKVVPAVGDFIPRGAAILEVYGNPMPHEVTEHLALSPERTMAQDPAFGFRQLVDVAQKALSPAVNDPTTAVQSIDLMHDLLRTLATRPFPSGQRVDDDGELRLIFPVMTWEAYVHLACDELRHYGATSLQVMRRMRAMLEDLDSVAPDDRRPVVQKQLHLLDAAIQRTWPDVEDQHLGLIGDLQGLGD, from the coding sequence ATGCGTCTTTTCTGGCTGCGGGAGCACCTCAGAACGAGCCTCTGGTTCATCCCGACCCTGTGCGTGGTCGCTTCCATCTTGATCGCCACGGCGCTCATCGAGGTCGACGCGCGCGTGCACAGCGGGTGGATCGAGCGCCTGACATTCAGGGGAGACGCGGAGCACGCGCGCACCATCCTGACGACGATATCTACGTCGATGATCACCTTCACGGGGTTGGTCTTCACGATCACCATCGTCGTGTTACAGCTAGCGAGTCAGCAGTTGTCCCCCCGCCTCCTGCGCACGTTCCTGCGAGATCGGATCAGCCAGCTGGCTCTGGGGGTCTTCGTCGCCACCTTCACGTATTCGATGGCGGTCTTGCGTGAATTCCGGCCGACCGAGCAAGGTGGGTTCGTCCCGAACATCTCGGTCACCGTCGGCTTCGGCTTCGTCCTCCTCAGCATCGGTTTCTTCGTCGCGTACATCCACCACATCTCGCAGGCGATCCGGATCGGGAATCTGACGGAGGCGCTTGCGAACGAAACGGACGCCGCGATCGAGGACATCTACGACCACGACGAACCACCCGAGCGGCTCCCGGAGCCGGAAGGCGATCCGATCCAAACGATCGCGTCGGAGGAGCGCGGCGTCCTTTCCGCGATGGACCGCGACATGCTCGTTGAGGCCGCACGGGGTACCGCATCGGTAGTCAAGGTTGTTCCGGCGGTCGGAGACTTCATACCCAGAGGCGCAGCCATCCTCGAGGTCTACGGCAACCCGATGCCTCACGAGGTCACCGAACATCTCGCTCTGTCGCCCGAACGGACCATGGCACAAGATCCCGCGTTTGGCTTCCGGCAGCTCGTCGACGTCGCGCAGAAGGCGCTGTCTCCGGCAGTGAATGACCCGACGACGGCGGTGCAGTCGATCGACCTGATGCACGACTTGCTCCGAACGCTGGCGACACGGCCGTTCCCTTCCGGGCAGCGGGTGGACGACGACGGTGAGCTCCGTCTGATCTTCCCGGTCATGACGTGGGAGGCATACGTCCACCTGGCATGCGACGAGCTTCGCCACTACGGCGCTACGTCGCTGCAGGTGATGCGTCGGATGCGGGCGATGCTGGAAGACCTCGACTCGGTGGCTCCAGACGATCGCCGGCCGGTGGTACAGAAACAGCTCCACCTGCTCGACGCGGCGATCCAACGAACCTGGCCCGATGTCGAGGATCAACACCTCGGTCTCATCGGTGATCTTCAGGGCCTAGGCGACTAG
- a CDS encoding MerR family transcriptional regulator: MSGDGALTIEELAARVGMTVRNVRNYQTKRLIPPPELQGRKGVYGDEHAVRLDLIREMQAAGYNLSAIKNLLDRVPPGAGEEALRLERALLSSWSEEAPEVVPAEELAERFGNPRPEMLDRAARIGVIRVLDDGRVELPVPSLVRAGQQVMSLGVRLDDVISVTEQLVASSDRVAAAYVDLFIRNIWKPFDDSGRPAGEWPKVRAALERLRPLASETLLAAFRARMSAAVEEAFGAGFLAYEEEDEAAG, translated from the coding sequence ATGAGCGGCGATGGCGCCCTGACGATCGAAGAGCTGGCGGCCCGGGTGGGGATGACCGTTCGCAACGTGCGCAACTACCAGACGAAGCGACTCATCCCGCCCCCCGAGCTGCAAGGCCGCAAGGGCGTCTACGGCGACGAACACGCGGTTCGGTTGGACCTGATCAGGGAGATGCAGGCCGCGGGCTACAACCTGAGCGCGATCAAGAACCTGCTGGATCGCGTCCCGCCCGGGGCCGGCGAGGAGGCGCTGCGACTCGAGCGTGCGCTGTTGTCTTCCTGGAGCGAGGAAGCGCCAGAGGTCGTCCCGGCCGAGGAGCTGGCAGAGCGGTTCGGGAACCCCAGGCCAGAGATGCTGGATCGTGCCGCGCGCATCGGAGTCATCCGCGTGCTCGACGACGGACGGGTAGAGCTACCGGTGCCCAGCCTCGTCCGGGCTGGGCAACAAGTGATGAGCCTGGGCGTCCGCCTCGACGACGTGATCTCGGTGACCGAGCAATTGGTCGCCAGCTCCGACCGGGTCGCGGCCGCTTACGTAGACCTCTTCATCCGCAACATCTGGAAGCCGTTCGATGATTCAGGACGCCCCGCGGGGGAGTGGCCGAAAGTGCGAGCTGCGCTGGAGCGTCTCCGGCCCCTGGCGTCCGAGACTCTGCTGGCGGCGTTCCGCGCGCGCATGTCGGCCGCCGTCGAAGAGGCCTTCGGAGCGGGATTCCTCGCCTATGAAGAAGAGGACGAGGCCGCCGGGTAG